A genomic stretch from Armatimonadota bacterium includes:
- the zwf gene encoding glucose-6-phosphate dehydrogenase, with amino-acid sequence MRTEPVVPHVFVIFGATGDLTARKLLPALYDLADKGFLPRRHAILGVSRSREMDDARFRAWARGILGDRARSWCDTCLHFRSIGAGAPDDYRRLGAEIDTLERAGDLPGNRVYYLALPPAAVPSTVVGLGEAGLSRSRGWTRLVVEKPFGWDLDSARQLNALVHRYFEEPQVYRIDHYLGKETVQNLLVLRFANPVFESVWNRDRVESVEITVAEDEGIGRRVAFYEQAGALRDVVQNHLTQLLTLVAMEVPVAFEADAIRDEKVKVLRAVAPLRPRDAVFGQYAAGEVGGRAVPGYRQEEGVASDSRTETFVALRLSIENWRWQGVPFYLRTGKRLPRKLSRIVVRFRRAPVTLFQSSGGEIHANQLVITLQPDEGFDLYFEVKSPLPGLTLQTERLRFRYSEALGALPDAYETLLYDVLTGDATLFVRDDEIEHAWRLYAPLIENPPPVHLYPASTWGPDAAEGLPQGGWWHGV; translated from the coding sequence ATGCGCACAGAACCCGTCGTTCCCCACGTGTTCGTGATCTTCGGGGCCACCGGCGACCTGACGGCGCGCAAGCTGCTGCCAGCGCTGTACGATCTCGCCGACAAGGGGTTCCTGCCGCGACGCCACGCCATCCTGGGCGTGTCGCGATCCCGGGAGATGGACGACGCGCGCTTTCGGGCGTGGGCCCGCGGGATTCTGGGCGACCGCGCGCGCTCGTGGTGCGACACCTGCCTTCACTTCCGCTCCATCGGCGCCGGAGCCCCGGACGACTACCGCAGGCTCGGTGCCGAGATCGACACCCTGGAACGAGCGGGGGACCTGCCGGGCAACCGCGTCTACTATCTGGCGCTGCCGCCCGCGGCGGTGCCATCGACTGTCGTAGGATTAGGGGAGGCCGGATTGAGTCGCAGTCGCGGCTGGACGCGACTCGTCGTCGAGAAGCCCTTCGGCTGGGATCTGGATTCCGCGCGCCAACTCAACGCGTTGGTCCACCGCTACTTCGAGGAACCGCAAGTCTACCGCATCGACCACTACCTGGGCAAGGAGACCGTCCAGAACCTTCTGGTGTTGCGCTTTGCGAATCCCGTGTTCGAGTCGGTGTGGAACCGCGACCGCGTGGAGAGCGTGGAGATCACTGTTGCCGAAGACGAGGGGATCGGGCGGCGGGTGGCGTTCTACGAGCAAGCCGGCGCGCTGCGCGACGTCGTGCAAAACCACCTGACGCAACTGCTGACCCTGGTGGCGATGGAGGTCCCGGTCGCGTTTGAAGCCGACGCCATCCGCGACGAGAAGGTCAAGGTGTTGCGTGCGGTTGCCCCCTTGCGCCCCCGAGACGCCGTGTTCGGGCAGTACGCAGCCGGAGAGGTCGGCGGGCGGGCCGTGCCCGGTTACCGGCAGGAGGAGGGGGTGGCGTCGGACTCCCGCACGGAGACGTTCGTCGCCTTGCGGCTGTCGATCGAGAACTGGCGCTGGCAGGGTGTGCCGTTCTACCTTCGGACCGGAAAGCGGCTGCCCCGCAAGCTCAGCCGCATCGTCGTCCGGTTCCGCCGAGCGCCGGTGACGCTGTTCCAATCCTCCGGCGGCGAGATCCACGCCAACCAGCTCGTGATCACGTTGCAACCCGACGAGGGATTCGACCTGTACTTCGAAGTCAAGTCACCCCTGCCGGGCCTCACGCTGCAGACCGAGCGCCTGCGCTTCCGGTACTCGGAAGCGCTGGGCGCCCTTCCCGACGCGTACGAGACGCTCCTGTACGACGTGCTCACAGGTGACGCAACGCTGTTCGTGCGCGACGACGAGATCGAACACGCCTGGCGTCTGTACGCGCCGCTGATCGAGAATCCACCGCCCGTCCACCTCTATCCGGCCAGCACGTGGGGCCCCGACGCGGCCGAGGGGCTGCCCCAAGGTGGCTGGTGGCACGGCGTCTGA